A window of Roseimicrobium gellanilyticum genomic DNA:
GCCATCGCCGGCAAGTTCATCGCCACACCGCATGGTGTGTTTGAGCTGAAGTACTTCTTCACCAGCGGCGTCCGCACCGAAGGTGGCGATGATGTGAGCAACACCGCCGTGAAGAATGCCATCGGAGAAATCATCAAGGCCGAGCCTGCCCACAAACCCTTCTCCGACGAGCAGCTCGTGAAGCACCTCAACGACCGCGGCATCAAGGTCGCCCGTCGCACCGTGGCGAAGTACCGCGAGGCCATGGGCGTGCTGCCGAGTCATTTGCGGAAGTCGGCTTAAAGTGGTCCGCACACTCCGTGTGCGGTCAGAGGGTATCTCATCTCCTGATATACCCTAGCCCACCCGCTTGGGCGTGTCGCGACATCCCAGTCCCACACGACGCACGAACGTCAGGCAAACGAAGAGTGCATCTCGCAGAGCGCATGGACGTCAGGATTAGAAACGGCGTGATAGATGACAGATTCGGAGACCGTGACGCGCAGCGTCCCTGGACTGCGTGCAGCCCTGCTGCCGCTTTCCTGAAGTGCAGCCTGCTGCACGCTCCACCGCGACGAAGTCGCCAATCCCCTTCTGGACATGTCACCTCACGAGCGAGTGTCATCATCGCCACAGTCCCGCAGAGCGGGATGGACTCTTCAAAGCGGCAGCAGGGCTGCACGCAGTCCAAGGTGGCTTCGCCACACAAGTTTCGCTATGGGCGGGGTGGTCAGGTTTTTTGGAAGACGATGTCAGCCCAATCAAGAGAAGCTACATCAAATGCTCGACGACTTATCCTGAGGCCCATGCGCCCTGTGGGACTGCCCGCAGTCCAGGGACGCTTCGCGTCACAATCTCAGCATCATGGGCGTGATTCCCACGCTCTATTGGGTCACGAGACAATTCCTGATACGCATCACACGCCTCGCCCTCATTCCGCCTTCACCTTTGCGGGCACCGATTTGGCGGCAGGCTCAGGCTGGTACTCCAGGATGACTGGAGCGAGCACCTTGTTCTCCGGTCGCTGATACCCCACCTCGTCCTTGGAGTTCTCCGGTGTCACTCCTGTGTAGTCGTAGCAGACAAGCACACACCACCCAGGGCTGACATAGTACCGCATCACTTGCCTGCTCCCTGTTCCCGTCGTCACTCGCCCGCTATAGGGCATGAGGAGCTGGCCCGAACCCGGTGCCGGAGCCGGAGCGACATAGTACGGCAGTATCTTTTCCACCTCGGCCCGGGTCATGCCCGGCTGCACCTTCTTAATCCGCGCCTCCCACGTGGCGCGTTCATCAGCCGGACCGTCTTCTGCCACGAGAGCGTGCGAGAGAGTCACAAGACAGGCAAGAAGGAGCAGTGCGTTCTTCATGAGAGCGAAAAGTTGGGCCATCCTACCTCCCTCTCCCGCGGCTGGAAAGCTCCATTTCAGCCCACCACCTGTCTCAGTCATGCTTGTCCGCGACAAGCCAGATGAGATTCTTGCTCCTGTCCACACCCATGGCTGCTCTGCTGCTATGCCAGCCATTGTTCTTGCTCCAATCCCGGTGCACGTAGAGCTCAAGCTGTCCGACCGGAGGCTGCCACCATGAGGGGCCGCCTCCTCCTGGCTCGCCTCGGAAATCCGGGGGAACCTCTGTGGCCGGCTCAAAGCCCATGGCGATGTGCCTCTCGATTTCTTCAGGCGTCGCTTGCAACAACAGCCAATGCCCGCACGAGTCCACGACAATATGATGCCGGGCACTCAGCACCTGGATTCCAGGTGGAGGCAACACACTGAACTCCTCCCGGTATGCCGCCGCCAGTTCATCCGGCGTCGTTGCATCATAGGGGGAGTAGAGCATGGCAAAGCCGACACTTACCAGGCCGCAGAGCAAGGCTGCCACCAATCCCGTTCCGAGCATCGAGCACAGCGCGAACTTCCAGCTCTTCTTCACGCAGGCGACAATGAGCAACACGACCAGACTGAGGAAGGAGAAAGCAATGATTCCCATCAACAACAAGGAAGTGAGGAGAACAAAGACGTTCATTCAGTTCCAGTCTGGGGATGGTAATGGTAAAACACACTAGCGCCCCGCCTTGGACGACTCCGCACGCTCGGCCACAGGTGAGGCGGCCCGCTCTCCCTGCTCCGGTGCCTTGGTCAGATCGATCACGAGTACCACCGCGCCAATCACCACGAGAATGGGACCCCACCAGGACATCGGCAGGAAGAAGAAGCTGTCATGACGCTCGCTGACCACGACCTCCTCACCCGTGAGCTTGTCCGTCTCCGTCCGTACAGCACGCTTCTCCACCGCACGCCCCACGAACCAGCACAGGACGGCGGAAAGAAAAAGGCTCACCGCGAAGGGCCACTTGTGCGCCTTCCAATATTCCTCTCCCCACCAGGCATTGGAGGCAAGATTGAAGGCAAAGGAACTGCCGAAGATGATGACGAAGTTCAGGAAGCCGAAACCCTTGTAGATGATCATGACGATGCGCCGATGAGAGTTCGCGAGTGTGCCCCAACCGGTGCATTCTTCAAGCCCATGTGCTGGCAGGGCCCCAACACAAACGCTTCTTCACGACTCTTCGATGGTCACCGCCACACCCACTTCCCGGTGACAGAAATGGGAAATGCCCCACTCACCCACCCGGCCTCCTCCGCACCCCGCGTGCCGCGCCCTTCTGATTCCGCCAATACGTCATCGCCTCCTGAAAGCAGATGCCGGGGAGGTCTTCCACACGAGTAGCGAGGAATTTCTGCGCGTCCTCCACCCCCTGGTTGTACGCGAAGGGCGCGATCTCGCTCATGATGTAATCGAGAAAGAATCCCGCCTGCAAGTCACTCAGTTCCGCATCGAGAGTTTCAGTGAAGAAGCGCTTCAGAGACTCTGCGGCGTCGTGCTTCTGTTCCTTGGTGAGCGTAGTGTGCATGGTGAGTGAATGCCAGTGAAGGAGTGGTCCGCATACTCCGTATGCGGGCAGCAGGCAACTTGCCTCGCGATGAATACCCGCCGCATTGACGCCGAAGCTCTACTCACTCACCCCCCTCATGACACATGAACGCCAGGGTGATGTGAAAACTGTGCCGAAGGCCCTGGACTGCGCGCAGTCCCGCAGAGCGCATGGGCGTCAGGATAAGAAGACAGCATGATTCATGCAACTGATTCGGACGCTGTGACGCGAAGCGTCTCTGGAGTGCGCGCAGCCCTGCTGCGCATGTGCGTCAGGTTAAGGGATGGAGAACTGCGGCGTATCCAGCAATGACCTTGGTTTGCTTTCATCTGGCACGCGGAAGGGGCGCTTTGCGTCGTGGAGTGCGTGTGGCAAGCGTTAGCGCGACACCGCCTTGAACGGAGAGGATGAGCATCATGAATCGGAATCACGGTCCAAGTTCCAAGGTGCTCTCTCGCCACGGAGGCTCGTATGCTGGACTCCACCAAAGTTCCCCGGCATGTCTGGACTGCATCCCTCCGTTCAAAGCGGTGTCGCGGCCTCAAGGGAGGCTCTTGCCACCGCACTCCATGACGCAAAGCGAACTGGTACGATGAGCGGATTTCCATTGCGCCATCTCCCTGCTGCAATCCTTCACGGTTTCTTAGCCTCACGCTCATGCGCTCCGCAGGACTGCGCGCACTCCAGAGACACTTCGCGTCACGGCCTCTCGATCACGCGATCACTCGCGTGTGTCCCGCTTCCCCAACACCCGCACACGGAGTGGGCGGACCACCATCACACCATGCACCACCAACACTCCGCACCGTCACCTGTACGATCAGGGCCTCATGATCCTCGCGCCGGCCATGCCAGTGCGTCATGCATGAGAGGATTGGGGGACGAATCCTGGAAGGCTCCACCCTGACCGTACACGTGACGGTGCGGACGATCGATCACATCAGAACGAACAAACAAAAAAGACGTGCGCACGCGGGTGCTCAATAGAGACGGCCGGGATGCCACTTCAGGGCATGGCTGGTGGCCGTGGCATCATAGACCTCACCCTGACGAAGCGCTTCACGAAGCAAATCGATGATGCGTTCATCAGAGATCTCTGACGATGGCTGGCTGGTCTCCGCACTCGACGCGTGCGCACGTTTTGGTTTTGGGGAGGAAACAGGTTTGGGGGCGATAGACGATGGCGACGATGCACTCATGGTTTGTCCCATAGAATTGCCAGCACCGTGCCAAGGCACTTGTGAAAATCACAACACCTTGGATTCCAGACAATTACAAGAACATCACACAACCACTCGCCCCCGCAGTTTTGCCACGGATTGAAAGGAACTGTCCCTTGTTGTTGAAAGAAACTTTCAATCCGCGGTCCATGGGAGCTGCTACGGGTCACATGTTTGGTTTCGTGCGCATCCAGCCCAGCGTATCGCGCAGGAATTTGTCCGCTGCCGCCCTTTCAGTCAGTGCGACCGTCGTGCCATCCCGCCTCCGGACGATGATGGTTTCTCCATCGGAGATGCGGTCCAGAATGACCAGTCCAGCAAGACCCGCGAAGTGTGAGGAGAACAGATTCAGCAGTGCGTCTTCCGTGTACTCCATGCAGAAATCAGGCGACGCATGACCTTGGGACCAATCGTTCGCGGGAGATTCATGGGACATGGTGGGGGGGAGATTTTGATAGGATGACATGATGGTTGATGATGGTTGGCCGGCGTGTCTTCAGGGGTCCTTGGGCTTCACTGCGCCCTTGTGGCCGAGTTGTTTCACAGCCTGGTTCAGCAAATCAAAGTTGAGCGGCTTCTGGATGACCGTGACCGGCCCGCTTGCACAGATCGTGCTGAGCACTTCGCTGTCCGGATAGCCCGTGATGACCACGATGGGCAGGTCCGGATGCTGCTCCTTCAGCTTCTCGTAGACCACGTCCCCGGGAATGTCCGGGAGCTGCAGATCCAGGAATACGAGGGCAAACTGCTGCTGCCGGGCGAGGGCCAGAGCTTCCGCACCGGAACCCACGACGACACGCCCCAAGCCCGCCTTCCGCAGGAATTTCTTGAAGAGGCTCTGGATGGCCGGCTCATCATCCACCACCAGCACCGTGGGCAGCGTGAGGTCGGTGTCCGCATCCTTGCGCAACAGATCGCGGTCCAGCAGACTACGCTTGATGCGATAGCGCCCTCCAATCGGAATCACAGGGATGCGGCCTGTCTTCACCAGGTAGTAGGCCGTGGGCAGAGGAATGCGGAGATAGTAGGCGGCTTCCTTGACGGTAATGAAGTCCGAGGACTCGTCTTGTTGGCTCATGGAAATGTCGGGAGTCGTGAGGCTGAGGGAGGCGAATCTGCGTGTGTGTGCGTGTCGTTTTCTTCAGGACTTGCCGGGGCCATCTCGCACCGCTGCCACCGTTTCTTTTGATGGGATCCTGTCATGCAACTGCGCACTGCCCCACCACATCGCCGCTGCGAACATCAGCAGGCACGCCACGACAATGATGACATTTGCCGTGGGCTCGTGGCGATCCGGATGCTCCAGCTTCAGCCCACGCATACGCATCCAGCGCGCAGGGGCACTGTCCGCAGACACACTTCCCCAGCTCTCGCGCGTATCGATGTCGCGGATGCCGGAGCGGTATCCGGGCAGCGCCAGCTCAGAGGGCTCAAAAAAAGCGCCCGGCACCTTCCCTCTCACGGTGGCCTCTTTCGCCAATGCCGTGAGCAGCCGGAGATGGGAGTGCGAAGCGGGAGATGCCATAATGGACACGATGGCATTGCCAAATCCGTGCCAACAGCTTCCCCACCCAAGTTAACACACTCACCCAGAACACATTAAATCCAACAAAAACATTTTTCCACGCGCTGTTAACCACCCTGTTTTGAAACAATGTTTCCCGCGGTGGTGATAGAAACTTTCACTCCGCGTCCTGGGCAGGCGGCTCCGTATCCGCCTTTTCGAAACCGTGCTCCTGCATCTTCTTGCGCAGGGTCACTCGTGATATGCCGAGCCAGTCACACACCTGGCCGAGATGGGAGTCTGAAAGCGTGAGCGCCGTGCGAATCAGGCTGCGTTCCAGCCGCTCCACCAGGTCACGGTGCACCTCACCTTTGCCGGACTTCTGCGCCTCTTCCAGAGCGTGCAATACGGACTGCCGGATGGCCTGGTCAAAGTCCGTGGTGCCGGACCCCTGCACCGCCTGCTCCACTCCGCCGCCGAGCACCGCTTCCACGAGCACCGTCGTGACTTCGTAGCCGCGGCTCCGCAGCGCGATCTGCCGCACGGCATTGCGCAGCTCACGCACATTCCCCGGCCACTCATGCTGCAGAAGGCGGTTCATCACGCGCGCAGGAATCGCCGGTCGTGGCAGTTGGTAATCCGCTGCGGCTTCCTCCAGAAAGTGCGCGATGAGCAATTCCACATCACCCTCGCGCTCACGCAAGGCGGGCAACTGAATCACCGCCGCATTGATGCGGTAGTACAAATCTTCGCGGAAGCGCTTCTCCTCGATGCGCTGCGCCAGCGGCTGGTGGGTGGCGGCGATGATGCGCACATCAACGGGCAGTTCACGGTTGCTTCCCAGCGGCTGGATGCGGCGCTCCTGCAGGGCGCGCAGCAGCTTCACCTGCACCGGCAGCGGCAGGTCGCCAATCTCATCCAGGAACAAGGTGCCACCCTTCGCCTGCTCGAAGCGGCCCACACGATCCCGCGTGGCACCGGTGAAGGCACCACGCACGTGGCCGAAGAGTTCACTCTCCAGCAGGTTCTCCGGAATTGCTCCACAGTTCACCACCACGAAGGGTCCCGCACGACGCGCGCTGTGATGGCAGATGGCACGCGCCACCAGTTCCTTGCCCGTGCCCGTCTCTCCAAGAATCAACACACTCGTGTCCGTGGGCGCGATGCGGCCGATATCCTTCCACACGGTCAGCATGCCACGGC
This region includes:
- a CDS encoding DUF2164 domain-containing protein codes for the protein MHTTLTKEQKHDAAESLKRFFTETLDAELSDLQAGFFLDYIMSEIAPFAYNQGVEDAQKFLATRVEDLPGICFQEAMTYWRNQKGAARGVRRRPGG
- a CDS encoding response regulator, translated to MSQQDESSDFITVKEAAYYLRIPLPTAYYLVKTGRIPVIPIGGRYRIKRSLLDRDLLRKDADTDLTLPTVLVVDDEPAIQSLFKKFLRKAGLGRVVVGSGAEALALARQQQFALVFLDLQLPDIPGDVVYEKLKEQHPDLPIVVITGYPDSEVLSTICASGPVTVIQKPLNFDLLNQAVKQLGHKGAVKPKDP
- a CDS encoding sigma-54-dependent transcriptional regulator; translation: MGRSGAILVVEDDVDIAASLEMILAAEDYSVTVCHDGRDGLAKAGEGTYDLVMTDLRLPGMGGMELLETLREKHPLRPVILMTAHGNSELAIEAIKRGAYDYVLKPFDLEDLLKLVAEAVRASKSAGSESRRSRATATSPKDPGLLGRSRGMLTVWKDIGRIAPTDTSVLILGETGTGKELVARAICHHSARRAGPFVVVNCGAIPENLLESELFGHVRGAFTGATRDRVGRFEQAKGGTLFLDEIGDLPLPVQVKLLRALQERRIQPLGSNRELPVDVRIIAATHQPLAQRIEEKRFREDLYYRINAAVIQLPALREREGDVELLIAHFLEEAAADYQLPRPAIPARVMNRLLQHEWPGNVRELRNAVRQIALRSRGYEVTTVLVEAVLGGGVEQAVQGSGTTDFDQAIRQSVLHALEEAQKSGKGEVHRDLVERLERSLIRTALTLSDSHLGQVCDWLGISRVTLRKKMQEHGFEKADTEPPAQDAE